A genomic window from Anthocerotibacter panamensis C109 includes:
- a CDS encoding cyanoexosortase A system-associated protein, whose amino-acid sequence MKGWWKQARLPFLVLISLGVLISLGRLVTEPDWGKPPRTPFMFPAAVPLAGWQSESVVISPLVAQEGQTLEILQAEAVYHYRRNGVPLAITARYFVETTGDVGSFLQRYSVGSASKEATLRESPDGGFYGLFVHAGQAQLSACINPRGASTVTAQQFRSNRETYEPLPQRLIPWLLNQNYLRDNRCLWTHLSLPVRQMPPERAYALLEDTWRLWYGWWTPHFPSP is encoded by the coding sequence ATGAAGGGCTGGTGGAAACAAGCACGCCTTCCTTTCCTGGTGCTGATTTCGCTGGGAGTGCTGATTTCGTTGGGCCGACTTGTGACCGAACCAGATTGGGGCAAGCCGCCCCGGACCCCCTTTATGTTCCCTGCTGCTGTTCCTTTGGCGGGTTGGCAGTCCGAGTCTGTTGTGATCTCCCCCTTGGTGGCGCAGGAAGGGCAAACGCTGGAGATTTTACAAGCCGAAGCGGTCTATCACTACCGGCGCAATGGGGTGCCGCTCGCCATCACCGCCCGCTACTTTGTGGAGACGACTGGGGATGTAGGGAGCTTTCTACAGCGCTACTCGGTAGGTTCTGCGAGTAAGGAGGCCACCCTGCGCGAGTCCCCGGACGGCGGATTTTATGGTCTGTTTGTGCACGCCGGACAGGCCCAATTGAGTGCTTGCATCAATCCGCGTGGGGCGAGTACCGTGACAGCGCAACAGTTTCGCAGCAACCGTGAGACCTATGAGCCTCTACCTCAGCGCCTGATCCCCTGGCTTTTGAACCAAAATTATCTGCGCGACAATCGCTGTCTGTGGACCCATCTTTCACTCCCGGTCCGTCAGATGCCCCCTGAGCGCGCCTATGCCCTGCTGGAGGATACCTGGCGACTCTGGTATGGTTGGTGGACCCCCCACTTTCCTTCCCCCTAA
- a CDS encoding SirB1 family protein — MDARQYFAQEVQQPEEQIDLAEAALYIAQEEYPDLDPLEYLNALDTMATEVRERLPAELYPLRILQCLNRYFYENLGFSGNTSDYYDPRNSYLNEVLNRRTGIPITLALVYLEVARRIDFPMVGVGTPGHFLIRPDFDESGIFVDAFNAGEILFAEECAERMAQVYGRPVAVAELAPLLRTPVGPRAFLGRMVTNLKMIYATQQDFPRALAAIERLLLLFPEAALELRDRGLIHHRLGHWAAAAADLTAYLAGMPTARDVPMLTQLLASIRQHL, encoded by the coding sequence ATGGATGCACGTCAATACTTTGCCCAAGAAGTCCAGCAGCCGGAAGAGCAGATTGACCTAGCGGAGGCGGCCCTCTATATCGCCCAGGAAGAGTACCCCGACCTCGACCCTCTGGAATACCTCAACGCCCTCGACACGATGGCTACAGAAGTCCGGGAGCGTCTACCCGCCGAACTTTATCCCCTGCGTATCCTCCAGTGCCTCAACCGCTACTTCTATGAGAATTTGGGCTTTAGCGGCAACACCAGCGACTACTATGACCCGCGCAACAGCTACCTCAACGAAGTCCTCAACCGCCGCACCGGCATCCCTATCACCCTGGCGCTAGTCTACCTGGAAGTAGCCCGTCGCATCGATTTCCCCATGGTCGGGGTCGGGACACCGGGCCATTTTCTGATTCGCCCGGACTTTGATGAGAGCGGGATCTTTGTCGATGCCTTTAATGCAGGGGAAATCCTCTTTGCTGAGGAGTGTGCCGAGCGGATGGCCCAAGTCTATGGTCGACCCGTGGCAGTGGCTGAACTGGCCCCACTTCTGCGTACCCCGGTCGGGCCGCGCGCCTTTTTGGGGCGTATGGTCACCAACCTCAAAATGATCTATGCCACCCAGCAGGACTTCCCGAGAGCGCTCGCAGCGATTGAGCGCTTGCTCTTACTTTTCCCCGAAGCTGCCCTGGAACTGCGCGACCGGGGACTGATCCACCATCGCCTGGGGCATTGGGCTGCGGCTGCGGCCGACCTCACAGCTTATCTAGCGGGGATGCCGACAGCCCGCGATGTTCCTATGCTGACGCAGCTTTTGGCATCGATCCGCCAGCACCTCTAG
- the crtA gene encoding cyanoexosortase A, with amino-acid sequence MQAIPPTSRPVKYLTDQGFWLACLAVATAAFNLYAVWNVLHDSDTVAVHGLFWGALGMLVWRRRQALVLESGPVASLMGSLLLVTVILKCVQYYNFFTQLAPLLCAFGLALIASGFSGLKQYTKELLLMAVLVSTFLVELLFAGQLQILSLFTARFSYMMLWYTGSDVVRQGTYIRLPTGAIDVYQGCSGFESMMQLLRLSVLFLFLFPTQAFQKVLVPVVGLILAFSVNGIRVALMALLVAANNQEAFKYWHEGDGSNLFSVVTMLLFGFFCRTFVLKDEDEDDLEAPS; translated from the coding sequence ATGCAAGCAATTCCCCCGACTTCCAGGCCCGTCAAGTATCTCACCGACCAAGGATTTTGGTTGGCTTGTCTGGCGGTTGCTACAGCCGCTTTTAATCTCTACGCAGTGTGGAACGTCCTGCATGATAGTGATACAGTGGCGGTCCATGGCCTCTTTTGGGGAGCGCTGGGGATGCTGGTCTGGCGCAGGCGGCAAGCTTTAGTCTTGGAGAGTGGCCCGGTGGCGAGCCTGATGGGGAGTTTACTCCTCGTCACCGTAATTCTCAAGTGCGTGCAGTACTACAACTTTTTCACCCAATTGGCCCCCTTGCTCTGTGCCTTCGGGTTGGCCCTCATCGCTTCGGGCTTCAGCGGACTCAAGCAGTACACCAAGGAACTGCTCCTGATGGCGGTCCTGGTTTCTACATTTTTGGTGGAGCTACTCTTTGCGGGCCAACTGCAAATACTCAGCCTTTTCACAGCCCGATTTAGCTACATGATGCTCTGGTATACTGGCTCAGATGTGGTCCGCCAAGGGACCTATATTCGCTTGCCTACCGGGGCTATCGATGTCTATCAGGGCTGTTCTGGGTTTGAATCGATGATGCAATTGCTCCGGCTGTCGGTGTTGTTCTTATTTTTGTTTCCTACACAAGCCTTCCAGAAAGTCTTAGTCCCGGTGGTGGGGCTAATCCTGGCGTTTAGTGTCAATGGCATACGGGTGGCTTTGATGGCCCTGCTGGTGGCTGCAAATAATCAGGAAGCCTTTAAATATTGGCATGAGGGGGATGGCTCCAATCTTTTTTCGGTAGTGACAATGTTACTCTTTGGTTTCTTCTGCCGCACGTTTGTCCTTAAAGATGAGGATGAGGACGACCTGGAAGCCCCGTCATGA
- the selD gene encoding selenide, water dikinase SelD: MSAGEMAVVRLTQYSHGGGCGCKIAPAQLQEILRDLPKFIPDPRLLVGLETGDDAAVYQLNGAQALVLTTDFFMPIVDDPVDFGRIAATNALSDVYAMGGTPILALAVLGMPINTLPMEAIQGIMHGGQQVCREAGIVLAGGHSIDAPEPIFGLVAAGLVHPDHLRRNSSAQRGDTLLLTKPLGVGVMTTALKKDKLSPEGYLEVLRVMTQLNRPGAWLAQEAAVHAITDVTGFGLLGHLLEVARGSGVRTQLIHAKVPVLAEARALTGQGIFPGAARRNWEGYREQIQAGTLSLEEQLLLSDPQTSGGLLLAVAPQAVAGVLERLHREDFGWAGIVGQCLDGQPGIEVV; encoded by the coding sequence ATGAGTGCCGGGGAAATGGCCGTGGTTCGCTTGACGCAATACTCCCATGGCGGGGGCTGTGGCTGTAAGATTGCTCCTGCTCAGCTACAGGAAATCCTACGCGACTTGCCGAAGTTTATCCCGGACCCCAGGCTGCTCGTCGGGTTGGAGACTGGGGACGACGCGGCAGTGTACCAACTCAATGGCGCGCAGGCATTGGTCTTGACGACGGACTTTTTTATGCCCATTGTCGATGACCCGGTGGACTTCGGGCGGATCGCTGCGACCAATGCGCTCTCTGATGTCTATGCCATGGGCGGGACGCCGATTCTGGCCCTTGCGGTCCTAGGGATGCCCATCAATACCCTCCCGATGGAGGCCATCCAAGGCATCATGCACGGCGGGCAACAGGTCTGCCGAGAGGCAGGGATTGTCCTGGCGGGGGGGCATTCGATTGACGCGCCAGAACCGATTTTTGGGCTGGTGGCGGCGGGGCTGGTCCACCCTGACCACCTCAGGCGCAACAGCAGTGCCCAGAGAGGCGATACCTTGCTCCTGACCAAGCCCTTGGGTGTCGGGGTCATGACCACCGCCCTCAAGAAAGACAAACTGAGCCCGGAAGGTTATCTCGAAGTACTCAGGGTGATGACCCAACTCAACCGCCCCGGTGCGTGGCTGGCACAAGAAGCGGCGGTCCATGCCATCACGGATGTGACGGGATTTGGTCTGTTGGGGCATCTGTTGGAGGTCGCTCGGGGGTCTGGGGTCCGTACTCAATTGATTCATGCCAAAGTTCCTGTGCTGGCTGAAGCGCGAGCACTCACAGGGCAGGGCATTTTCCCTGGAGCTGCCCGCCGCAATTGGGAAGGCTACCGGGAGCAGATTCAAGCCGGTACGCTGAGCTTAGAGGAACAGTTGCTTTTGTCTGACCCCCAGACAAGTGGGGGGCTACTCTTGGCGGTCGCACCTCAGGCGGTGGCAGGGGTGCTGGAGCGCTTGCACCGGGAAGACTTTGGTTGGGCGGGGATCGTCGGTCAGTGTCTGGATGGGCAGCCTGGGATCGAGGTGGTCTAA
- a CDS encoding NADPH-dependent oxidoreductase: MTDLTSLLQERYGFAEALVADPGWNACLETLLSHRSIRSYLSRSLPPNTLELLVAAAQSAATSSNLQTWSVVAIEDSARKEQLSHLAGDQAQIRQCPLFLVWLADLARLSAVAQRQQLPCAGLEYLELFVTALIDCALAAQNAVVAAESLGLGTVYIGAMRNHPVQVAAQLGLPPKVFAVFGLCVGYSDPAHPAAIKPRLPQTAVLHREVYGQAADPQAVATYDERMAAFYQQQHMTVNGSWSHHSVRRVAGAAALGGRDQLRILLQQLGFPLE; encoded by the coding sequence ATGACTGACCTAACCTCCCTACTCCAGGAGCGCTACGGCTTTGCTGAAGCCCTGGTTGCCGATCCAGGCTGGAATGCTTGTTTAGAAACGTTGCTGTCTCATCGCTCGATCCGCTCCTATCTGAGCCGTTCTTTACCCCCCAATACCCTAGAACTCTTGGTGGCAGCAGCCCAATCCGCTGCCACTTCCTCCAACCTCCAGACCTGGAGTGTGGTCGCCATTGAAGATAGCGCACGCAAAGAGCAGTTGTCCCACTTGGCAGGCGACCAAGCGCAGATCCGGCAATGCCCCCTGTTTCTGGTCTGGCTGGCTGACCTCGCCCGTCTGAGCGCAGTGGCGCAACGACAGCAACTCCCCTGCGCGGGATTGGAATATTTAGAGCTGTTTGTAACCGCCCTAATTGACTGTGCCCTGGCAGCCCAAAATGCCGTGGTGGCGGCAGAATCCCTGGGCCTAGGTACAGTCTATATTGGTGCCATGCGCAACCATCCCGTACAGGTCGCAGCGCAACTGGGTCTGCCGCCGAAAGTCTTTGCCGTGTTTGGCTTGTGCGTGGGCTACTCTGATCCTGCCCATCCCGCCGCCATCAAACCCCGGTTACCCCAGACGGCAGTCTTACACCGGGAAGTCTATGGACAAGCTGCCGACCCGCAGGCCGTGGCGACCTATGATGAGCGGATGGCGGCGTTTTATCAACAGCAGCATATGACGGTCAACGGTTCCTGGTCGCACCATTCTGTCCGGCGGGTAGCGGGCGCAGCCGCTTTAGGTGGGCGGGATCAACTGCGCATACTGCTACAACAGTTGGGCTTCCCCCTAGAGTAG
- a CDS encoding cytochrome b yields the protein MLHTTKRQIRNQLWIVHWTMAIAFTVIFTVGLYMVNLPDKDPSAGFFFDFHKSMGVLVMFLLTARIFLVLRNLGPARPKNWLVTAALHTALYVFMVVVPLSGYFLSNTSGYGVALFGLPMPTLFGKDRALSETATEVHVWLAYTFAAFVGVHLLAQRKFMMATWRRLTARRIPG from the coding sequence ATGCTGCATACGACCAAACGGCAAATTCGGAACCAACTCTGGATAGTGCACTGGACCATGGCAATAGCTTTTACGGTGATTTTTACCGTCGGTCTCTATATGGTCAATCTGCCAGATAAAGACCCTAGCGCTGGGTTCTTTTTCGATTTCCATAAATCCATGGGAGTCCTGGTGATGTTTTTGCTCACGGCCCGTATCTTTTTGGTGTTGCGTAACTTGGGGCCAGCCCGTCCCAAAAACTGGCTGGTGACGGCAGCCCTGCATACCGCTCTCTATGTCTTCATGGTGGTGGTACCGCTCAGTGGATACTTTCTTTCCAACACCTCTGGGTATGGAGTCGCTTTATTTGGTCTGCCTATGCCCACGCTCTTTGGCAAGGATAGGGCCTTGAGTGAAACAGCCACTGAGGTGCACGTGTGGCTGGCCTATACGTTTGCTGCTTTTGTAGGGGTCCATCTTTTGGCCCAACGGAAATTCATGATGGCAACTTGGAGGCGCTTGACGGCCCGTCGCATTCCTGGGTAG
- the hpsJ-A gene encoding HpsJ-like protein, cyanoexosortase A-associated codes for MERNANVWWSGSLFRLVGYGLLLLTAFDLAGIFFPPHFADPVWEFQMVGRLVEGVGVPLLALTMIFYGEASLRELTILKILSWLTLVVGLLYLLLLPLGLSTTWRINTQNNREVSNQINQQLAQIQQRKEILNQASDRDLDAFFLSLKRQSRATGIKSSQELRSRLFTEIARIEGQVKALADARRLEALQGLLKNSAKWNLGALVSGFLFLLIWRITIQRITAEEQKTLAEMEELLEEEGGLGLGFSRKG; via the coding sequence ATGGAACGCAATGCAAACGTGTGGTGGTCCGGTTCTCTATTTCGTCTGGTAGGCTATGGTCTGCTACTGCTCACCGCTTTTGACCTGGCTGGAATTTTCTTTCCCCCGCATTTCGCCGACCCGGTGTGGGAATTTCAGATGGTAGGCCGTCTGGTCGAGGGGGTGGGTGTGCCTCTATTAGCCTTGACCATGATTTTTTATGGCGAGGCCAGTCTGCGGGAATTGACGATCCTCAAGATCCTCTCCTGGCTGACGCTGGTGGTCGGTCTGCTCTACTTGCTCTTGTTACCTTTGGGATTGAGTACCACTTGGCGCATCAATACCCAAAACAACCGCGAGGTCAGCAACCAGATCAACCAACAACTAGCGCAGATCCAGCAGCGCAAGGAGATCCTGAACCAAGCTAGCGACCGCGATTTGGACGCCTTCTTCCTCAGCCTCAAGCGCCAAAGCCGCGCAACGGGCATCAAAAGCTCCCAGGAACTGCGCTCCCGGCTCTTTACAGAGATCGCTCGGATCGAGGGGCAAGTGAAGGCTTTAGCAGATGCCCGCCGCTTGGAGGCGCTCCAGGGGTTACTTAAAAATTCCGCCAAGTGGAACCTAGGAGCCCTGGTTTCGGGTTTTCTCTTCCTGTTGATTTGGCGAATTACCATCCAACGAATCACCGCAGAGGAACAGAAGACCCTCGCCGAGATGGAAGAGCTTTTGGAGGAAGAAGGGGGCTTGGGGCTTGGGTTTAGCCGTAAAGGCTAG